A single Thermoanaerobacterium sp. RBIITD DNA region contains:
- the ligA gene encoding NAD-dependent DNA ligase LigA: protein MTPEERVKELKEKINYHSYRYYVLDNPEISDYEYDMMMKELIKLEEEYPELKTSDSPTQRIGGEPVKEFEPFTHVVVMQSLANAFSEGELRDFDRRVKSVVGDTEYVVELKIDGLSVELIYENGLFVVGSTRGDGFVGENVTANLKTIKSIPLRLKDNLNLIVRGEVFMPRASFEKLNDERELSGESLFANPRNAAAGSLRQLNPKVTAKRDLDIFVFNLQRIEGVEIKTHIESLEFLKEQGFKVSPHLKKCKDIDEVIEDIKYINLIRDKLPFDIDGAVIKVNDIKKREVLGSTVKDPRWAIAFKYPAERQKTKVKGIIVQVGRTGALTPTAILEPVKIAGSVVSRATLHNEDYIRDKDIKIGDTVIIQKAGEVIPEVVEVVKEDRTGDERNFVMPSKCPECGAIAIRLPGEAVTRCTGLNCPAQLRRGIIHFASKDAMDIDGLGPAVISQLLDNHLIHNIADLYYLKYEDLIKLERMGDKSVKNLLNAIEVSKSRDLDRVIFGLGIELIGSKAAFILADHFKTMESLQNATFEELTSIPEVGPKMADSILAFFKEIQNRDIIKRLKAVGVNMVKKETVKLSNIFEGMTFVLTGTLEKYKRDDAKKLIEDRGGKVTGSVSKKTNYVLAGRDPGSKLTKAQELGIKIIDEKEFENMLNQ from the coding sequence ATGACACCTGAAGAAAGGGTTAAAGAATTAAAAGAAAAGATAAACTACCATAGTTATAGGTATTATGTTCTCGATAATCCAGAAATATCAGATTATGAATATGACATGATGATGAAAGAGTTGATCAAGCTTGAAGAGGAGTACCCTGAACTTAAAACGTCTGATTCACCTACACAAAGGATTGGCGGTGAACCGGTAAAGGAATTTGAACCTTTTACACATGTAGTAGTGATGCAAAGCCTTGCAAATGCATTTTCAGAAGGTGAGCTTAGGGATTTTGATAGAAGGGTAAAATCCGTTGTGGGTGATACAGAGTACGTCGTAGAATTAAAAATTGACGGTTTATCTGTTGAGCTTATATATGAAAATGGATTATTTGTGGTAGGTTCTACAAGAGGCGATGGATTTGTTGGTGAAAATGTAACAGCAAATCTTAAAACGATAAAATCTATACCATTGAGGCTTAAGGATAATCTGAATCTTATTGTAAGAGGCGAAGTATTTATGCCAAGAGCATCTTTCGAAAAGCTAAATGATGAAAGAGAATTAAGTGGTGAGAGCCTATTTGCGAATCCGAGAAACGCTGCTGCAGGTTCCTTAAGGCAATTGAACCCAAAAGTAACTGCCAAAAGAGACCTTGATATATTTGTTTTCAACTTACAGAGGATTGAAGGAGTAGAAATAAAAACACATATTGAATCATTGGAATTTTTAAAAGAACAAGGCTTTAAAGTGAGTCCCCATCTTAAAAAATGTAAAGACATAGATGAAGTTATAGAAGATATAAAGTACATAAATTTAATAAGGGACAAACTTCCATTTGATATAGATGGCGCAGTTATAAAGGTAAATGACATTAAAAAAAGGGAGGTCTTAGGATCTACCGTAAAAGATCCAAGGTGGGCGATAGCATTTAAATATCCTGCTGAAAGACAAAAAACAAAAGTTAAGGGTATAATAGTGCAGGTTGGTAGGACTGGCGCATTGACGCCGACGGCTATTTTAGAACCTGTTAAGATAGCTGGTTCTGTCGTCTCCCGTGCGACACTTCACAATGAAGATTATATAAGGGATAAAGATATAAAAATAGGCGATACAGTGATTATTCAAAAGGCTGGTGAAGTAATACCTGAAGTTGTTGAAGTAGTAAAAGAAGATAGAACAGGTGATGAAAGAAATTTTGTAATGCCGAGCAAATGTCCTGAATGCGGTGCTATAGCGATCAGGCTTCCAGGTGAAGCGGTTACAAGGTGTACTGGTTTAAATTGTCCAGCACAACTAAGGCGTGGGATAATACATTTTGCATCAAAAGATGCTATGGACATAGATGGACTTGGACCAGCTGTGATAAGCCAGCTTCTAGATAATCATCTTATACATAATATAGCGGACCTTTATTATCTTAAATATGAGGACCTTATAAAATTGGAGCGTATGGGTGATAAATCTGTCAAGAATCTACTAAATGCAATTGAGGTAAGCAAGAGCAGGGATCTAGATAGAGTGATATTTGGACTTGGCATTGAATTAATTGGAAGTAAAGCCGCATTTATACTTGCAGATCATTTTAAGACGATGGAATCATTACAGAATGCTACATTTGAAGAACTGACAAGTATACCGGAAGTAGGTCCTAAAATGGCCGATAGTATTTTAGCCTTTTTTAAAGAAATACAAAATAGAGATATTATTAAAAGGCTAAAAGCTGTCGGTGTTAACATGGTAAAAAAAGAGACAGTTAAATTGAGCAATATATTCGAAGGAATGACTTTTGTCTTAACAGGCACACTTGAAAAATATAAAAGAGATGATGCTAAAAAACTCATAGAGGATAGAGGTGGCAAAGTGACAGGCTCTGTCAGTAAGAAAACAAATTATGTTTTGGCAGGACGTGACCCTGGTTCGAAACTTACAAAAGCACAGGAACTTGGTATCAAAATTATTGATGAAAAAGAGTTTGAAAACATGCTAAATCAGTGA
- the pcrA gene encoding DNA helicase PcrA — protein MNILDKLNDRQKEAVLMTEGPLLILAGAGSGKTRVLTHRIAYLIKEKKVSPANIIAITFTNKAAKEMKDRVESILGYAGDLWVSTFHSACVRILRRDIEKIGYDKNFVIYDSQDQKSLITDCIKELNLNEKQYTPKGMLNAISNAKDKMVGPDEYLLEFGNDFRSKKVADVYKLYQDKLKKDNALDFDDIIIKTIELFKNDEDILKYYQNKFRYIMVDEYQDTNKPQYEFINLLASKYRNLCVVGDDDQSIYGWRGADIKNILDFEKDYPDATVIKLEQNYRSTQIILDAANNVIDNNVKRKKKKLWTDNKDGEKIVVSEVQNEREEANFIVNRIRELIEKGRKYSDFAVLYRTNAQSRILEEAFMMNDIPYKLVGALRFYDRKEIKDIIAYLRILVNPYDDISLKRIINVPKRGIGESTLNALEEYARNNNTSMYFAIPNVDLSGRAKKALEGFKNFIDDLINELDYMTIVEVIEYILDKTGYLDELNADNTKESESRIENINEFIRAANEFMETSEDKSLENFLSGITLVSDIDTAGEIGDSIVLMTLHSAKGLEFPVVFMTGMEEGVFPSSRSFIDEHELEEERRLCYVGITRAKEKLFMTYARTRNLYGKPQYNTVSRFINEIPEDLVTEYDDGMIKKQDYKTVSSYINTFARKAYNKEKYNPGDRIEHKLWGVGTVVNVNGSGDNQELTVAFPNVGVKILSVKYAPIRAIS, from the coding sequence ATGAATATTCTTGATAAACTTAATGACAGACAAAAAGAAGCCGTACTTATGACAGAGGGACCTCTTTTAATTCTTGCAGGTGCAGGAAGCGGTAAGACGAGGGTTCTTACACATAGAATAGCATATCTAATAAAGGAGAAAAAAGTTTCACCTGCAAATATAATTGCAATAACTTTTACAAATAAAGCCGCAAAGGAAATGAAAGACAGAGTTGAAAGCATACTAGGATATGCAGGTGACCTATGGGTTTCAACATTTCATTCTGCCTGTGTCAGAATTTTAAGAAGAGATATAGAAAAAATCGGTTATGACAAAAATTTCGTTATATACGATTCACAAGACCAAAAGTCATTGATCACGGATTGCATAAAAGAATTAAATCTCAATGAAAAACAGTATACGCCAAAAGGAATGTTAAATGCTATATCAAATGCAAAGGATAAGATGGTAGGACCTGATGAATACTTACTTGAATTTGGCAATGATTTTAGAAGCAAAAAAGTAGCCGATGTCTATAAATTGTATCAAGATAAACTGAAAAAAGATAATGCACTTGATTTTGATGATATTATAATTAAAACAATAGAATTATTTAAGAATGATGAGGATATTCTAAAATACTATCAAAACAAATTTAGATATATCATGGTTGATGAGTATCAGGATACAAATAAGCCACAGTATGAATTTATAAATTTACTTGCATCAAAATATAGGAATTTATGTGTTGTAGGTGATGATGATCAGAGCATATACGGTTGGCGCGGTGCAGATATCAAAAATATACTTGATTTTGAAAAAGATTATCCTGACGCAACTGTTATAAAGCTTGAGCAAAATTATCGTTCAACACAGATAATCCTTGATGCTGCAAATAATGTTATAGATAACAATGTTAAAAGGAAGAAGAAAAAGCTTTGGACAGATAATAAAGATGGAGAAAAGATTGTAGTTAGTGAAGTACAAAATGAAAGAGAAGAAGCTAATTTCATAGTTAATAGGATAAGGGAATTAATAGAAAAGGGAAGAAAGTATTCTGATTTTGCTGTCCTATACAGGACAAATGCACAATCTCGTATATTAGAAGAGGCTTTTATGATGAACGATATTCCATATAAACTTGTTGGCGCATTAAGGTTTTATGATCGTAAAGAAATTAAGGATATTATTGCATATTTGAGAATCCTTGTTAATCCATATGACGATATCTCATTAAAACGCATAATAAACGTTCCCAAAAGAGGAATAGGTGAAAGCACTTTAAATGCCTTAGAGGAATATGCGCGAAATAATAATACGAGCATGTATTTTGCTATTCCAAATGTTGATTTGTCAGGTAGAGCGAAAAAAGCTCTGGAAGGCTTTAAAAATTTTATAGATGACCTAATTAATGAACTTGATTATATGACGATAGTAGAAGTTATAGAATATATACTTGATAAAACAGGATATCTTGATGAATTAAATGCTGATAATACAAAGGAATCAGAGAGCCGCATTGAAAATATCAATGAGTTTATAAGAGCAGCAAATGAATTTATGGAAACATCTGAGGACAAATCCTTAGAAAACTTTTTATCCGGTATTACATTAGTGTCTGACATAGATACTGCAGGTGAAATTGGCGATAGTATAGTATTAATGACATTGCATTCTGCAAAGGGCCTTGAGTTTCCTGTTGTATTTATGACGGGAATGGAGGAAGGGGTTTTTCCAAGCTCACGCTCTTTTATTGATGAACATGAACTCGAAGAAGAAAGAAGATTATGTTATGTTGGTATAACCCGTGCAAAAGAAAAGCTGTTTATGACATATGCCAGGACAAGGAATCTTTATGGAAAACCGCAGTACAATACCGTATCAAGGTTTATCAATGAAATACCTGAGGATTTAGTGACGGAATATGATGATGGAATGATAAAAAAACAAGATTACAAGACGGTATCATCGTACATTAATACATTTGCAAGAAAAGCATATAATAAAGAAAAATATAATCCGGGTGATAGAATTGAACATAAATTGTGGGGCGTTGGAACGGTAGTAAATGTGAATGGCAGTGGTGATAATCAAGAGTTAACAGTAGCATTTCCAAATGTCGGTGTAAAAATACTGTCTGTCAAATATGCCCCAATAAGAGCAATTTCATAA
- a CDS encoding YerC/YecD family TrpR-related protein, whose translation MYESKIKDEHVDKLFEAILMLKDIEECYRFFEDIATINEVKSLAQRLQVAKMLRDKKTYIEIAEVTGASTATISRVNRALNYGANGYNLILDRLKEKSR comes from the coding sequence ATGTACGAATCTAAAATTAAAGATGAACACGTGGACAAGCTCTTTGAAGCAATTTTAATGTTAAAAGATATAGAAGAATGTTATCGTTTTTTTGAAGATATAGCAACAATAAATGAAGTTAAATCATTAGCACAGAGACTTCAAGTCGCGAAAATGCTTAGAGACAAGAAAACGTATATTGAAATTGCTGAAGTAACAGGCGCAAGTACGGCAACAATAAGCAGAGTAAACAGAGCTCTAAATTATGGCGCGAACGGATATAATTTAATTCTTGATAGGTTGAAAGAAAAATCCCGGTAA
- a CDS encoding PTS lactose/cellobiose transporter subunit IIA, which translates to MDLEQIIYNLVLHGGNARGEAYEALDAAEKGDFEAAEKHLEKADEEFYAGHDYQNALVQGEQSEAPNFLVVHAQDQLMTALAEKNLIRRMIELYKRLDSIEKKIK; encoded by the coding sequence ATGGATTTAGAGCAAATTATATACAATTTAGTCTTGCATGGTGGTAACGCCAGAGGTGAAGCATACGAAGCATTGGACGCAGCAGAAAAAGGGGATTTCGAAGCTGCTGAAAAACACCTTGAAAAGGCTGATGAAGAATTTTATGCAGGTCATGATTATCAGAATGCATTAGTGCAAGGTGAGCAAAGCGAAGCGCCAAATTTTCTCGTCGTTCATGCACAGGATCAACTTATGACTGCACTTGCAGAAAAAAACCTTATTAGAAGAATGATAGAATTGTACAAAAGGCTTGACTCAATAGAGAAGAAAATAAAATAA
- a CDS encoding PTS transporter subunit EIIC has product MDDRLTNNWFMKWMENSLMPVLARIAQNVVLQSIRDAFSSFALPVILTGSLFLIIANPPVTEGANWGPIVAWANAIKPIAGQLMIPFNLSFGIMALMVAFGTAYSLATRWDLDEAMTGIISMLAFLITCFPAADVTKVSFGDVLNYLGGQGLFVAIIIGIITAVVVRFFKKRDLVIKMPEAVPPYVVRSFMALVPMFVMVVSAWIVEWIVWANFKVTLPQLVLEAFKPLVAVSNSYWAALAEIILMMLLWSLGIHGMNVVSSIAYPFWMSQLAANVAALKAHQAMPGIVTEPFFHMFTHIGGSGITWPLVIMFLFSASTQLKTIGKAELIPAIFNINEPLIFGAPIVLNPILMIPFIIAPAVVVTINYIAFHFQIVTGPLYQLPFTVPVFFGGFISSGLDWKGPILQLINLIVAAIIYYPFFKMYEAQLVKNEKEASEENK; this is encoded by the coding sequence ATGGATGATAGATTAACAAATAACTGGTTTATGAAGTGGATGGAAAATTCACTCATGCCTGTTCTTGCAAGAATAGCACAAAATGTCGTACTCCAGTCAATAAGGGATGCATTCTCAAGCTTTGCATTACCGGTTATTTTAACCGGTTCCCTGTTTTTGATAATCGCAAATCCTCCGGTAACGGAAGGAGCTAATTGGGGCCCTATTGTTGCATGGGCAAATGCAATTAAACCTATAGCAGGTCAGTTAATGATTCCATTTAATCTATCTTTTGGTATTATGGCACTTATGGTAGCTTTTGGTACAGCATATAGTTTAGCAACAAGATGGGACCTTGATGAGGCAATGACAGGTATTATATCTATGTTGGCATTTTTGATTACTTGCTTCCCTGCAGCAGATGTAACAAAAGTTAGTTTTGGAGATGTTTTAAATTATCTCGGTGGACAAGGACTATTTGTTGCAATAATAATAGGTATAATTACTGCTGTGGTTGTGAGGTTCTTTAAAAAAAGAGACTTAGTAATAAAGATGCCTGAGGCTGTACCGCCATATGTTGTAAGGAGCTTTATGGCATTAGTACCAATGTTTGTAATGGTAGTTTCAGCGTGGATTGTTGAATGGATTGTATGGGCTAATTTTAAAGTAACATTACCACAATTAGTACTTGAAGCATTTAAACCACTTGTTGCCGTATCAAACAGTTATTGGGCAGCACTGGCAGAAATAATATTGATGATGCTACTGTGGTCACTTGGAATACATGGTATGAATGTTGTATCCTCAATAGCATATCCTTTCTGGATGAGCCAACTTGCAGCAAATGTGGCGGCATTAAAAGCACATCAAGCAATGCCAGGTATTGTAACAGAACCATTCTTTCACATGTTTACACATATTGGCGGTTCAGGTATAACATGGCCACTTGTTATAATGTTCTTATTTTCAGCATCAACACAGTTAAAAACCATTGGTAAAGCTGAGCTTATACCGGCAATATTCAATATTAATGAACCATTAATATTTGGTGCACCAATAGTCTTGAACCCGATACTGATGATTCCATTTATAATTGCACCGGCAGTTGTTGTTACTATTAATTATATAGCTTTCCACTTCCAAATAGTAACTGGACCTTTATACCAGCTGCCATTTACTGTACCAGTTTTCTTTGGAGGATTTATATCAAGTGGGCTTGACTGGAAAGGACCTATTTTACAACTGATAAATCTAATTGTAGCAGCTATTATTTACTATCCATTCTTTAAGATGTACGAAGCACAACTTGTAAAAAATGAAAAAGAAGCTTCAGAAGAAAATAAATAA
- a CDS encoding PTS sugar transporter subunit IIB, with amino-acid sequence MPIHGVILCSWGATSSSLAKKVTDEAKKQGIDVTVDAGGTGEFKKKAEEYDVALLEPQVRHLKKEVETIASKYNIPVDIVDMQAFALMDAKKILNQILDLAKKSGKEV; translated from the coding sequence ATGCCAATACATGGTGTTATACTTTGCAGCTGGGGGGCAACATCAAGTTCATTAGCAAAAAAAGTTACAGATGAGGCAAAAAAACAAGGTATTGATGTAACAGTTGATGCTGGTGGTACAGGAGAATTTAAGAAGAAAGCAGAAGAGTATGATGTTGCATTACTTGAACCACAGGTAAGGCATCTGAAAAAGGAAGTTGAGACAATTGCATCAAAATACAATATACCTGTTGATATAGTTGATATGCAGGCATTTGCATTGATGGATGCAAAAAAGATATTAAATCAGATATTAGATCTAGCTAAAAAATCTGGAAAAGAAGTATAG
- a CDS encoding BglG family transcription antiterminator: MRELSARQLDILKKVMSKEPISIDDIVSKYKLSKRTAYRELNAINDYIKGYGLRLKNMPEALVVEGSDSDIERFNFDVIGYRPNIGANQRRKLILSELLQMKEPVKLEYFAKEYNVTTATISYDIKEIEKWLYKQGVTIITKPGVGVYLIGEESNIRKAIINFLYENVETKDLMEFLNKGYNNLNRLDKDINDRLLRLIDYDTVLKIEKAIQRLERSLEYELAESSYMGLTVHLALALKRIKDGEKIKIGDESLLELKKSDEYKFAKMLARYLEEELDIAIPDDEIGYITIHLQGARYRANTDEINDDFINEIAYEMIKIAEDVFKTDLEYDSILKSGLKTHLRPTIFRLKMGLAIRNPLINDIKERYGLLFDKCKVISNVLKNKLNVEIPDDEVGYIAMHFGAALVRKQDKAKKHNILVVCASGIGTSRMLLSKLQMFPQLNIVDTVSSLRLKDFKNRDDIDLIVSTIPLDNNDKETIVVNPLLLDEDVEKLKKALNTDFIMSFSKKKVVNDKYNELVHIAEYGKHIIEICNDFALKNVDGVNSKEIIDSLLKDFLEIGYIDAKEIDAIKTKLIGRESLGKIILPGKGFVIYHCTSANLKKPLVICGKLTNDVRMKNLINEYEKINTAFLMVAPENDKIGIEILGDLSVSFIESKDLVEVLNNTNKIDEAKEKVRKALMQKYYDEIKRNLFVGD; the protein is encoded by the coding sequence ATGAGAGAGTTAAGCGCGCGCCAGTTGGATATTTTGAAAAAAGTTATGTCAAAAGAGCCAATAAGTATTGACGATATCGTTAGCAAATACAAATTAAGCAAAAGAACTGCATATAGGGAACTAAACGCTATAAATGATTATATTAAAGGCTATGGTTTAAGATTAAAAAATATGCCTGAGGCTTTAGTTGTTGAAGGCAGTGATAGCGATATAGAAAGATTTAACTTTGATGTTATCGGTTATAGGCCTAATATAGGAGCAAACCAGAGGAGAAAATTGATTCTTTCAGAACTTCTACAAATGAAAGAACCTGTTAAATTGGAGTATTTTGCAAAAGAATATAATGTGACAACCGCAACAATAAGCTATGACATAAAAGAAATAGAAAAATGGTTATATAAACAAGGCGTGACAATTATTACAAAACCTGGTGTCGGTGTATACTTAATTGGCGAAGAAAGTAACATTAGAAAAGCTATAATTAATTTTCTATATGAAAATGTCGAGACAAAGGACTTAATGGAATTTTTAAATAAAGGGTACAATAATTTAAATAGACTTGATAAAGATATAAATGACAGACTTTTAAGACTTATTGATTATGACACAGTATTAAAAATTGAAAAAGCTATTCAGAGATTAGAAAGGTCTCTTGAATATGAGTTGGCAGAAAGCTCTTATATGGGACTAACGGTACACTTGGCACTTGCTTTAAAAAGAATAAAAGACGGAGAAAAGATAAAAATAGGTGATGAGAGCCTTTTAGAGCTTAAGAAGTCGGATGAATACAAATTTGCTAAAATGCTTGCAAGATACCTTGAAGAAGAGCTCGATATTGCAATTCCAGATGACGAGATAGGCTATATAACAATACATCTCCAAGGTGCAAGATATAGGGCAAATACAGATGAAATAAATGATGACTTTATAAATGAAATTGCATATGAAATGATTAAAATAGCTGAAGATGTGTTTAAAACCGATTTAGAATATGACTCGATTCTAAAAAGCGGGTTAAAAACTCACCTAAGACCGACTATATTTCGATTGAAAATGGGGCTTGCAATTAGAAATCCTCTTATTAATGATATAAAGGAAAGATATGGTCTACTCTTTGATAAATGTAAGGTTATCTCAAATGTATTGAAAAATAAACTAAATGTGGAGATACCTGACGACGAGGTTGGATATATTGCTATGCATTTTGGAGCTGCTCTTGTCAGGAAGCAGGATAAGGCTAAAAAGCATAATATTTTGGTGGTTTGTGCAAGTGGTATTGGGACTTCAAGAATGCTTTTATCAAAATTGCAGATGTTCCCACAACTAAATATTGTTGATACGGTATCAAGTTTAAGACTAAAGGATTTTAAAAATCGAGATGATATAGACCTGATAGTGTCTACAATACCACTTGACAATAATGATAAGGAGACAATTGTAGTAAATCCATTACTTCTTGATGAGGATGTGGAAAAATTAAAAAAAGCATTAAATACCGATTTTATAATGAGCTTTTCAAAGAAGAAAGTAGTTAATGATAAATACAATGAATTAGTCCATATAGCCGAATATGGAAAACACATAATCGAAATATGTAATGACTTTGCGTTAAAGAATGTCGATGGAGTAAATTCAAAAGAAATAATCGACAGCCTTTTAAAAGATTTTTTAGAAATTGGATATATTGATGCAAAAGAAATTGACGCTATAAAGACAAAGCTCATTGGACGAGAAAGCCTGGGCAAGATTATCCTTCCAGGCAAAGGTTTTGTTATTTACCACTGTACATCAGCTAATCTAAAAAAACCGCTTGTAATTTGTGGTAAGTTAACTAATGATGTCAGAATGAAGAATTTAATAAATGAATATGAGAAGATAAATACTGCATTTTTGATGGTTGCACCTGAAAATGACAAAATAGGTATAGAAATACTCGGTGATTTAAGTGTTTCATTTATAGAAAGCAAAGACCTCGTTGAAGTGCTTAATAATACTAATAAAATAGATGAAGCAAAAGAAAAAGTACGAAAAGCATTAATGCAAAAATATTACGATGAGATTAAAAGAAATCTTTTTGTAGGTGATTGA
- a CDS encoding methionine ABC transporter ATP-binding protein — protein sequence MISVKNLSKVYNSNGKKVVALKDINLDINDGEIYGIMGLSGAGKSSLIRCINMLEKPTSGSIMINNVEMTKLKPKDLRNMRKKIGMIFQHFNLLMNSTVYENIAFPLKISKVKESDIEKRVNELLEVVELEDKKNAYPSQLSGGQKQRVGIARALANRPDIILSDEATSALDPTTTEAILNLLKSINKQYGITIVVITHEMSVIRNICDRVAVLENGVIIEEGNVIDIFSNPSTETSKRFLKDMIAELPPDILIDDENPNEEILRLSFFGKSSREPVISHMIKKFDVDANIISGNIERIQDSQIGNLLIKLKGEPNSIKSAINYLEENGLRIEVLKNGIV from the coding sequence TTGATATCTGTTAAAAATCTAAGCAAAGTTTACAATTCCAATGGCAAAAAAGTTGTTGCATTAAAGGACATAAATTTAGACATCAATGACGGTGAAATATATGGTATTATGGGTTTAAGCGGTGCTGGTAAATCATCTTTAATAAGATGTATAAATATGTTAGAAAAGCCTACATCAGGAAGTATCATGATAAATAATGTTGAGATGACAAAATTAAAGCCTAAGGACTTAAGAAATATGAGAAAAAAAATAGGCATGATATTTCAACATTTTAATCTTTTGATGAATTCCACAGTATATGAAAATATTGCTTTTCCTCTTAAAATATCAAAGGTTAAAGAAAGTGATATAGAAAAGCGAGTTAATGAGCTCCTTGAAGTCGTCGAGCTTGAGGATAAAAAAAATGCGTATCCGTCACAGTTATCAGGTGGTCAAAAACAAAGAGTCGGAATAGCAAGAGCACTAGCAAATAGGCCTGACATAATACTTTCTGATGAGGCAACATCAGCATTAGATCCAACTACGACCGAAGCAATATTAAATTTATTAAAAAGCATAAACAAGCAGTATGGTATAACAATAGTAGTAATTACACATGAGATGTCTGTCATTAGAAACATATGTGATAGAGTAGCGGTTTTGGAAAATGGAGTAATTATTGAAGAAGGCAATGTCATAGACATATTTTCAAATCCATCTACAGAAACATCAAAAAGGTTTTTAAAGGATATGATTGCCGAACTTCCACCTGATATACTTATTGATGATGAAAACCCAAATGAAGAAATACTAAGGTTGTCATTTTTTGGAAAAAGCAGCAGAGAGCCTGTCATATCACATATGATAAAAAAATTTGACGTTGACGCAAATATAATATCAGGCAATATCGAGAGAATCCAAGACTCTCAAATAGGAAATCTTTTGATAAAGCTTAAAGGTGAACCTAATTCGATAAAGTCTGCAATAAACTATTTAGAAGAAAACGGCTTAAGAATAGAGGTGCTTAAAAATGGTATTGTCTAA
- a CDS encoding methionine ABC transporter permease, translated as MVLSNILQYLLNLWQLMVQPLWETIYMVFFSTLFSIVIGLPLGIILVITDKGHISENIKLNRILGTIINIMRSVPFIILIIAIFPLSRLIVGTTIGSTAAIVPLSVAAAPFVARVIESSLKEVDWGVIEASIAVGATIPQIIFRVMIPESLSSLILGVTLTIINILGYSAMAGAIGGGGLGDLAIRYGYQRFETDVLIATIIVLIIMVEIIQRIGNFLAKKVDKR; from the coding sequence ATGGTATTGTCTAATATATTGCAGTATTTATTAAATTTATGGCAGCTTATGGTACAGCCTTTATGGGAAACAATCTATATGGTGTTTTTTTCTACACTTTTCTCTATAGTGATAGGGCTCCCTCTAGGCATCATATTAGTAATTACAGATAAAGGTCATATATCTGAAAATATAAAGCTTAATAGGATATTAGGCACAATCATAAATATCATGAGATCTGTACCATTTATCATATTGATAATTGCAATATTCCCACTGTCGAGGCTTATAGTTGGAACAACAATTGGATCAACAGCAGCCATTGTTCCATTATCTGTAGCAGCGGCACCATTTGTTGCAAGGGTAATAGAATCATCATTAAAAGAAGTTGACTGGGGTGTCATTGAAGCATCTATTGCGGTAGGTGCAACAATTCCACAGATTATTTTTAGGGTTATGATACCAGAGTCACTATCATCATTGATACTTGGTGTAACTTTGACAATAATAAATATCCTCGGGTATTCTGCTATGGCAGGTGCTATTGGAGGAGGTGGTCTTGGAGATCTTGCGATAAGGTATGGATATCAGAGGTTTGAGACAGATGTCCTCATAGCAACTATTATAGTACTTATTATTATGGTAGAGATTATACAAAGAATAGGAAATTTTCTCGCTAAAAAAGTTGATAAAAGATGA